The genome window CTCACGAAGCAACGAGATGCCCACCAGATCGACGATGAAAATGTTCGTCCCGAACTTTCGTAGCTGCTCGGCGCCCTGATAGGCGATTACCACGCCGATGAGAAACGTCAGCAAGCCCGTGATGGGCAAGGCATTCACCCCGTCGATTTGCAGCATCCGTAAGAGAGAACGCCAACGCAGCGACCCCGGTTGGCGCAGCACGCGCAGAAAAGCGACGGTGCTCTCGCCAAGAAAGGCGAGACCGCGCCTACCGGACTCCAGTTCATGCCACGCGACCCGTCCCACTCGCTCGATCCATCCCCCTTGCCCCCTTTGCCCCCCTTGCGCCGGGACCACCCCGAACGCGTTCGCCGACTGCGTCTCGACCATGTGGAGCAACGCGGCGAATTGCGCTGGCAGGCCTTGGAGCGACGCCGTTCGTCCACCCCGACCGGCCGCACGGAGACTCTGGCACAAGAGCACCGCCCCGCCTGTGTCCATCGTGGTAATCTCGCTCGCGTCGTAGATCACGCCGCCCCTCTCGGGCCAGCCGAGCGCGCCGGCTTGGCATTCGAGGTCGGCGACATTCGGCAGAACCCACCGGCCGCGGCAATACATCACATGGTCCACGCGCTCAATCGAAGCCTGCCGTTCCATCGTCATGTTCTCGTCACACCTCGCATCAACCAGCGCTGCCGTCCGGCGCATCCCCCGCGCCGCACATCCTTCGTACAGATCAGTGCGTATCCATAATCGCTCTCAGCTCACTCCCGCTAATGACTTCCCGTTCCAGCAGGACCCGCGCGCCTTCGGTCAAGGCGGCTTTGCGTTGTTCGAGTAGCCGCTTCACCCGCTCATACTGTTCGTCGATGATCCGCCGCACTTCACAATCGATTTCCCGGGCCGTCTCCTCGGAATAATCCCCTTTTTCCGACGCCACCGGAATCTGGACGAACTGCGGCTGCCGTTCCCGTTCCAGCGTAATAGTACCCAGCTTCTCGCTCATTCCGTAGGCCTTCACCATGCTCTTGGCAATGTCCGTCGTTTTAACCAGATCGTTCTGCGCGCCGGTGGAGGCCTCGCCGAAGATCATTTCCTCGGCAATGCGTCCCCCTAGGAGCACCGCAATCTTGTTCTCCAGCTCGGACTTCGTCATCAGAAACCGGTCCTCGGTGGGCAATTGCAGTGTGTAGCCAAGCGCCGCCACGCCGCGAGGAATGATCGAGATTTTCTGTACCTGATCCGAGCCCGGCAACGAGATCGCCACCAGCGCGTGACCGGTCTCATGATAGGCCACCCGTTCTTTCTCCATCTTATTGAGGACCCGATTCTTCTTTTCCAACCCAGCAATCACCCGTTCCACCGCTTCCTGCAATTCCGAGATCCCCACCAGGTCTTTGCCGCGCCGCACCGCCAGCAACGCCGCCTCATTGATGATATTGGCCAGATCGGCGCCGGAAAATCCGGGCGTCATTGCCGCGATGTTCTCGAGATCCGCATCAGGACCCAGCGGCACGTGCTTGGCATGGACTCGAAGGATAGCGAGGCGCCCGATCTTGTCCGGACGGTCCACCACGACGTGGCGATCGAACCGGCCTGCGCGCAAGAGCGCCGGATCGAGAATTTCCGGACGGTTGGTCGCTGCCATCAAGATGACACCGATGCGGGGATCGAACCCGTCCATCTCAACCAGCAATTGATTGAGCGTCTGCTCACGTTCTTCATGGGCCATCGGTCCCATGCCCCGCGCTTTCCCCAGTGCATCCAGTTCATCGATGAAGATAATGCATGGCGCCTTCAGCTTCGCCTGTTCGAAGAGATCGCGCACGCGCGCCGCGCCCACCCCCACAAACATTTCCACAAACTCCGACCCGCTGATGCTGAAGAACGTCACCCCGGCCTCTCCCGCGACGGCGCGCGCCAGCAACGTTTTACCGGTCCCAGGCGGGCCGACCAATAAGATGCCTTTGGGGATCTTGCCCCCCAGCCGGGTGAACTTCTCCGGCGTCTTGAGAAACTCGATCACCTCGCGGAGTTCCTCCTTCGCTTCGTCCACTCCGGCGACATCGGCAAAAGTGATCTTGATATCGGTCTCGGCGTAAATCTTCGCCTTGGACTGGCCGACCTGCATAAAGCCACCCTGGGCCTGCCCCAGCCGGCGAATGAAGAAATACCAGATGGCCCCGAAGATGGCGACCGGCAGAACCCACGACATCACATCGCGCCAGAAGGTCGTCTCGATCACCCCGACGAACTTCACGCCGTGCTGATTTAACTCCCGGACGAGATCCTGATCTTCCACCCGAATGGTCGAAAACAGCTTCGGCTCTTTAGCCTCGCCCTCCGGCTTGAGCGTCCCCGTCAAGGTGTGGCTGCCGACCGCCACCTCGGCGACTTTGCCGGCCATCACAAGCTGCCTGAATTCGCTATAGGGCAGCTCTTCAATCTTCTGGAGGACATGAATCAAGTCGTGCACGAGAATCACCGCCCAGATGGCGAGAAAGACGTACCAGATGGAAAACGAGATTTTCTTATTCATCGCCGGCCTCCTGGCCATGTCCAATTGCGAATCTCCGGCAGGTCTTCGCCATGCTCAGTGATGTATTGCTTATGTTCGATCAATTTGTCACGCATCGCCTGCCTCACATAATCGGCGCGCGACCCGTGCAACGGCACCCGGTCGATGACGTCCCCGACCAGATGAAAGCGGTCCAGGTCGTTCATCACCACCATGTCGAACGGGGTACTCGTCGTGCCTTCTTCCTTGTAGCCCCGCACATGCAGATTCCCATGATTGGTTCGCCGATACGTGAGCCGATGGATCAACCAGGGATAGCCGTGAAACGCGAAGATGATCGGCTTGTCCACGGTGAAGAGCGCATCGAACTCCTTGTCGCTCAGTCCATTGGGGTGCTCCCTGGTCGGTTGCAGTTTCATGAGATCCACCACGTTGACGACCCTCACCCTCAATTCCGGCAGGTGCTCGTGCAGCAAGGCGACCGCCGCCAGCGTTTCCATCGTCGGCACATCCCCGCAACAGGCCATGACCACGTCGGGCTCGCTCTCCCGGTCGTTGCTCGCCCAATCCCAGATTCCGATGCCGGCCGTGCAATGTTTGAGCGCGGCGTCCATGTCGAGCCACTGCGGCGCGGACTGCTTGCCGGCAACGATCACATTCACATGGTTGCGGCTGCGCAGGCAATGGTCCGTGACGGACAACAAGGTATTGGCATCGGGCGGAAGAAAGACCCGGATCACCTCGGCCTTCTTATTGACGACGTGATCGATGAAGCCGGGATCCTGATGGCTGAACCCGTTATGGTCCTGCCGCCAGACGTGGGACGACAGCAGATAATTGAGCGACGCGATCGGCCGCCGCCAGGGGATGTGGCGGCACACCTTCAACCACTTGGCATGTTGGTTGAACATCGAGTCGATAATATGGATGAACGCTTCATAGCAGGAGAAGAATCCATGCCGGCCGGTGAGAAGATACCCCTCCAGCCACCCTTGGCACTGGTGCTCGCTGAGCATTTCCATCACCCGACCGTCCGGTGCCAGGTGATCGTCGTATGGATAGCGATCCGCCATCCAGGCGCGATTGGTCACCTCCAGGACATCCTGCCAGCGATTCGAGTTGTTCTCATCCGGGCTGAAGAGGCGAAAGTTGCGGCTGTCCATATTGAGCTTCATCGTGTCACGCAAAAACTGTCCCATGAGGCGGGTAGACTCCGCCTCGACCCCGCCCGGCTTGGTCACCCTGACGGCGTACGTGCGGAAATCCGGCAGGCGCAAATCCTTGAGGAGGAGCCCGCCGTTGGTCTGGGGATTGGCGCTCATGCGGCGCGACTTCTTCGGTGCAAGCTCGGCCAGTTCAGGCTTGAGTCGTCCGGCCTTGTCGAACAATTCCCTCGGCTTGTAGCTCTTCATCCACTTTTCGAGGATGGTGATGTGCCCGGGCTTATCCATTTCGCCCATGGGCACCTGGTGAGAACGCCAGTAATCCTCCGCTCGCTTGCCGTCGATCGACTTGGGACAAGTCCAGCCTTTCGGCGAGCGCAGAACGATCATCGGCCATCGCGGACGGCCCATGAATCCTTTCGTGCGGGCTGCGCGTTGAATCTTCTTGATCTCCGCAACGACGGTGTCCAACGTGGCCGCCATGAGTTGATGCATCGTGCGGGGATCGCGCCCTTCGACGAAATACGGCTTGTAGCCGTAGCCGCGAAACAGTTGATCCAGTTCCTCATGACTGATACGGGCCAGGACGGTGGGATTCGCGATCTTGTACCCGTTCAAGTGGAGAATGGGCAGTACCGCACCGTCAGTGACGGGATTCAGAAATTTATTGGAATGCCAGCTCGTCGCGAGCGGACCGGTTTCCGCTTCGCCGTCGCCGACCACGCAGGCCACGATCAGATCGGGATTGTCGAAGGCGGCCCCATAGGCATGCGACAAGGAATACCCTAACTCGCCGCCTTCATGGATGGAGCCCGGTGTTTCCGGAGCCACGTGACTCGGAATACCGCCGGGAAACGAAAACTGCTTAAAGAGCCGCTTCATCCCCGCTTCGTCCTGCGAGATGTTCGGATAGACCTCGCTGTAGGTGCCTTCGAGATACGCATTCGCTACAAGCCCCGGACCGCCGTGCCCCGGACCGGTGATATTGATCATGTCCAGGTCGTGCTGCGTGATCACCCGGTTCAGATGCATATAGATGAAGTTGAGTCCCGGCGTGGTTCCCCAGTGCCCCAGCAACCGCGGCTTGATATGGGCTCGTCTCAGCGGCTTCTTCAGAAGCGGGTTATCGTAGAGATAGATCTGGCCGACGGAGAGGTAGTTCGCCGCCCGCCAATAGGCGTCCATCTTCTTGAGCAGGTCCGGTGTGAGCGGTTTCTTCTTTGTCAGCGGCATCGTCTTCTCAACGCTCCTATTTTGTCTTAGCCAGTACAGAACGCACGGATTGCGCAATTTCACGCTCTTCGTCCGTATGGATGACGCGAACGGTCACCCGGCCACCCTCTGTCGAAATCACGGCGTCATTCATCTCGTTGAGCCGATCATCAATCGTGATGCCGAGAAACCCCAAGCCCTCGCAGACCCTGGCGCGGATGACCGGCGAGTGCTCGCCGATTCCGGCACTGAACACCAGGGTATCCACCCCGCCTAACGCGGCGGCCAACGCGCCGATGGCTTTCTTCGCTTGATAACAAAACAGCGCGACCGCTTCGGCCGCCCGCGGGTCTTGCTCCTCCAGGGCGAGCAAATCGCGTATATCAGCACTGCTCTCCGACAGGCCGAGCAGGCCGGACTCTGAATTGACCATCTTGTGGAACTGCTCCACGGTCAGGCCTTCCGTTCGCGTGAGATAGGAAATCAATCCCGGATCGAGATCGCCCGAGCGCCGGCTCATGGGCAGACCCGATGCCGGCGTGAACCCCATGGTCGTTTCAATACTCTTCCCGCCCGTCACCGCCGCCAGGCTGGCCCCGTTTCCCAAATGCGCGAGAATGACCCGCCCCTCAGCCTCCCCCTGCTTGCCGATTCCGGCCAACTCCTTCATCAGAAATGCATAGGACAAGCCGTGAAATCCGTACCGTTGGATGCCCATCTTGTCATATTTTCTGGGGATCGCCAGCAGGCGAGCCACGCGCGGCATGTCGCGATGAAAGGCCGTGTCGAAACAGGCGATGTGAGGCACCCCTGGATAACGCCGGCTGAACACTTCCACAAGGCCGATCTCTGCCGGCATGTGTTCCGGATCATAGGGGCTGATTCGCTGCAATTCAGCCATCACTGCCGGAGTTACCGGTTCAGGCCGGCTGTATTTCATACCGCCATGGACAATGCGATGCCCCACGGCCACCAGAGCGGCGGGACCGACTCGTTGTTCAATCAAATCCAGCAGCGGCCCGACACAGGCCGCATGATCGTCTCCCTGAATCGCGACTTGCTCTGTCCGGCGGCTCATGACATCCGTCATCGACAACCGGGTGCCGAGCAACCCGATGCGTTCGACCTGGCCTTCCATGAGACGACGCAGCTGCGGCTTGGCCTCAAACAGCGCAAACTTGATACTGGACGAACCGGCATTGATCGCCAGGATGCCGGGACCTGGATGAGGCAATGCCGACATTAGGCTCTCCTCTGAAGTGAGGCAGGCAAAGCCGAACAATCATGATCCAGCAAGTCTCCGATGCGCTCGACCGTCGCGTCCGGCGACGGATACCGGCCAGGCAGCTGCTGATCCAACGCATAGTGCCCCTGACGAGGAAGCACCGTCGTCACACGTGATCCCCAGATTTTTTTCACCGCGGCAAGAATGCGCAGCTTGTCGTCGATCAGCACATACTGCTGAGCCGGATACCGGTTCGCCACATCCTGTAACTCCTGTTCCTTGTGCACATAGATCAACACATTCCCACCGACGGCCTCAAACAACCCCGACCGCTCGACCTTTCTCGGCTGAAACACCACATCACCATCGGAAAGGATGACGACCTTGCCCCACCGCTTGGCATGTTCCACGACGGCGAGCGCCTTCGGGTACAACCGATCGGCAAACGGGTAATGAATCAGAAAGCGTGAGACCGTTAACAGATGGGGGTCGTGGGGATACTCGATGCGGTATTGTTGCAGAGCACCCAGATAGTCTGCATAGCCCAGCTTGGCCCGCAACTGTTCGAAGATGATCCAATAACGTTGCTGCCGCTCGTGCCCGACTTCCTGATCGAGGTAATCCGCGAGATCTTTCGTGACCCGATCGTTGTCCAGCAGCGTGTTATCGACATCAAACAGAAACACCAGGCCTGATGACGACATAAGAAACTCCCTCTCAGGCGAACCAACCCGCTATCGTGAATCTATCGTCCTTCCAAACTATCAGCCATGACAAAACTCCGCTTGGTGGAAGAGTGCAAGCAGAAGACCTGCATGGCTGACAAGAGCAAGTATGCGTCTCGGCAGTCAATTTCAGCAGTTGCCGGAGCCCGTTGCAGATCGAACGCGCTCAACAGAGGAGCCTCTCCCCAGCACTCTCTGACGAGATGTGGCGAAACGCACCAGTATCCAAATAATGAACCTTCCGCTCGAACGGCGCAACGGAGGCCGCTTCCTTTTCAGGATTCGGCTTTCAGGGAGCACTCACGGGAGCAGCAGAGCGCCGCTGCACATGGTAGTACAGCAACGGAATGACGATGAGCGTGAGCAATGTCGACGCCCCCACGCCGAACAGTAACGACACGGCTAATCCTTGGAAGATGGGGTCGAGGATAATCACGAACGCGCCGACCATCAGCGCGGCGGCCGTCAGCAAAATAGGTCTGGTGCGAATCGCACCGGCCGTGATGACGGCTTCCAGCAACGGCACACCCGCCCGTTCCTGTAACTGGATAAAGTCCACCAGTAAAATAGAGTTCCGCACGATGATACCGGACAACGCAATAAAGCCGATCATGGACGTCGCCGTGAAATATGAGCCGGTCAGCCAGTGCCCCGGAAGAATCCCGATGAGCGTGAGCGGGATCGGCGCCATGATGATGACCGGCGTCAGAAACGATTGGAACTGCCCGACGATCAACAGATAGATCAGGAGCATCGCGACCGCAAAGGCGATCCCCATGTCGCGAAACGTTTCATAGGTGATCTGCCATTCCCCGTCCCACTTCATGCTCAATTGGTCTTCCGACCAGGGTTGTGACGCATAGTACTGCTCCAGTTGATACCCTTCTGCCGGCCGATAGGCTTCCAGCTTCTTTCCGACACCGAGCACGCCATAGACCGGGCTTTCGGCCTTTTCTGCGCCTGGCCCGCCCACGTCGGCGACGACATAGACCACCGGCTTCTGATTCTTATGATAGATCGCCTTCTCTTGGATCGTCTGCTCCACGGTCAGGAGCTCGGAGAGTTGCACCATCCCGCCGGTATGCGTGCGCAAGCCGATCTCCCCGATATGCTCAAGGCCGGTCCGCTCAGCCAGCGGCAAACGCAGCACGATTTGCACCGGACTCTTTTCCTGGGGGATGTGGACCAATCCGATCTTCGTGCCCTCCAGCGCCATCCGCAGCGTGTGCACGATTTCCTCGGACGGAATACCGGCCAGTGCCGCTTTCGCCCGATCGACGGTAAACAGGTACTTCACCTGATCGGCTTCAATATAGTCGTCCACGTCGACCACTCCGGTCGTGGATTCCATCAACGCCCGGATCTCCCGCGCGACAGCGAGTTGCCGGCCGTAATCAGGTCCGTATATTTCAGCCACCAGCACCGATTGCACGGGAGGCCCCGGCGGCACCTCCACCACTTTCACGTTCGCATTGAACTGCCGGGCAATGTCCTGCAAGGCAGGGCGAATCCGCTGGGCCACCTCATGGCTCTGCGCCTTCCGCGCATCCTTGGCCACGAGATTGATCTGCATATCGGCCTCATGCGGCTGTTCCCGCAGATAATAGTGGCGGACCAGTCCATTAAAGTTGAACGGCGACGCCGTGCCCACATACGCCTGATAGTCGCGGACCTCCGGAACCGTACGCACATACTGCGACAGCGCTTTGGTCACGCGCGCCGTTTCTTCCAACGTGGTGCCTTCCGGCATGTCGATCACCAATTGGATCTCACTCTTGTTGTCGAACGGCAGCATTTTCACCACGACATGGCGGGTCGAAAACAGCATCACGGCCCCGCCCAACATGAGCGCGACGAGACCCAGAAAGGCGGCTGCGAGGAGCGGATGAGCCAGCAGCGGTGACAGCGCTCGACGATAACAGCGGGCGATCACACCCTGCTCGTCCGCTTCATGATCGATTCCTTTCACGACGGCGCCCGGCCGATAGCAGGTCTGGCAGAACCAGGGAATGACGATGAACGCGACGAGCAGCGAAAAGAACATGGCAATGGAGGCATTCACCGGAATCGGCCGCATGTAGGGCCCCATCAATCCGGACACGAACGCCATCGGAAGCAACGCGGCAATCACGGTGAACGTAGCCAGGATCGTGGGATTGCCGACTTCGTCGACCGCATAGATCGACGCTTCCTGGTGAGGCTTCAGGCGCAGCGTCAAATGACGATAGGTGTTCTCGACCACCACGATCGCGTCGTCCACCAGAATCCCGATGGAGAAGATCAACGCAAAGAGCGTGACTCGATTGATCGTGTAGCCGATGAGCATCGACGTAAACAGCGTCAAGGCCAGCGTCAAGGGAATCGCCAGCGACACGACGAGAGCCGGGCGAAGCCCCAGCGTCAGTCCGAGAAACGCCACCACCGCGGCCACCGCAATGAAGAGATGCCAGAGCAATTCGTTGGCCTTTTCGCGAGCGGTGTCCCCGTAGTCGCGCGTCACCGTCACGCGCACGTCCGCCGGGATCGTTCTCCCCTTCATGTCCTCCACCTTACGAATGACGCTCTCG of Nitrospira sp. contains these proteins:
- a CDS encoding MlaE family lipid ABC transporter permease subunit, whose product is MRRTAALVDARCDENMTMERQASIERVDHVMYCRGRWVLPNVADLECQAGALGWPERGGVIYDASEITTMDTGGAVLLCQSLRAAGRGGRTASLQGLPAQFAALLHMVETQSANAFGVVPAQGGQRGQGGWIERVGRVAWHELESGRRGLAFLGESTVAFLRVLRQPGSLRWRSLLRMLQIDGVNALPITGLLTFLIGVVIAYQGAEQLRKFGTNIFIVDLVGISLLREISPLIVAILIAGRSGSAYAAEIGTMKVTEELDAVRTLGISPMALLVLPRALALVVALPLLTVYADVLGVFGGMLIASSQLNVGFTEFVSRFEDAVAVRHFFIGIAKAPFFAIIIALVGCYQGFQIRGGVDDVGRHTTISVVQSIFLVIVFDAICSILLNWWDL
- a CDS encoding acetate/propionate family kinase, producing MSALPHPGPGILAINAGSSSIKFALFEAKPQLRRLMEGQVERIGLLGTRLSMTDVMSRRTEQVAIQGDDHAACVGPLLDLIEQRVGPAALVAVGHRIVHGGMKYSRPEPVTPAVMAELQRISPYDPEHMPAEIGLVEVFSRRYPGVPHIACFDTAFHRDMPRVARLLAIPRKYDKMGIQRYGFHGLSYAFLMKELAGIGKQGEAEGRVILAHLGNGASLAAVTGGKSIETTMGFTPASGLPMSRRSGDLDPGLISYLTRTEGLTVEQFHKMVNSESGLLGLSESSADIRDLLALEEQDPRAAEAVALFCYQAKKAIGALAAALGGVDTLVFSAGIGEHSPVIRARVCEGLGFLGITIDDRLNEMNDAVISTEGGRVTVRVIHTDEEREIAQSVRSVLAKTK
- the ftsH gene encoding ATP-dependent zinc metalloprotease FtsH, with protein sequence MNKKISFSIWYVFLAIWAVILVHDLIHVLQKIEELPYSEFRQLVMAGKVAEVAVGSHTLTGTLKPEGEAKEPKLFSTIRVEDQDLVRELNQHGVKFVGVIETTFWRDVMSWVLPVAIFGAIWYFFIRRLGQAQGGFMQVGQSKAKIYAETDIKITFADVAGVDEAKEELREVIEFLKTPEKFTRLGGKIPKGILLVGPPGTGKTLLARAVAGEAGVTFFSISGSEFVEMFVGVGAARVRDLFEQAKLKAPCIIFIDELDALGKARGMGPMAHEEREQTLNQLLVEMDGFDPRIGVILMAATNRPEILDPALLRAGRFDRHVVVDRPDKIGRLAILRVHAKHVPLGPDADLENIAAMTPGFSGADLANIINEAALLAVRRGKDLVGISELQEAVERVIAGLEKKNRVLNKMEKERVAYHETGHALVAISLPGSDQVQKISIIPRGVAALGYTLQLPTEDRFLMTKSELENKIAVLLGGRIAEEMIFGEASTGAQNDLVKTTDIAKSMVKAYGMSEKLGTITLERERQPQFVQIPVASEKGDYSEETAREIDCEVRRIIDEQYERVKRLLEQRKAALTEGARVLLEREVISGSELRAIMDTH
- a CDS encoding efflux RND transporter permease subunit; this encodes MDQYRPGLSGRIAALFIGSKLTPLIMLAALLLGLFAIIVTPREEEPQIVVPMADVWLPFPGASAKIVEEQLTKPFERKLSEIKGVEYVYSISRPGGALIIVRFYVGQPMEQSLVDLYDKLMSNQDLLPPGAEPFLVKPKDVNDVPIVTVTLSSQRYGEFDLHQLAEQVLEETKKVPGTSGGFIVGGRLRELRVQIDPTRLKAYGLTPLQVAGVIRGENRALPTGRFDSRNQSFLVETGRFIRSREDLDALVVGVNEQRPVYLRQVADVTDGPNEAKQYVWFGARDQDEEPAVTVAIAKQGGMNAVSVAESVIRKVEDMKGRTIPADVRVTVTRDYGDTAREKANELLWHLFIAVAAVVAFLGLTLGLRPALVVSLAIPLTLALTLFTSMLIGYTINRVTLFALIFSIGILVDDAIVVVENTYRHLTLRLKPHQEASIYAVDEVGNPTILATFTVIAALLPMAFVSGLMGPYMRPIPVNASIAMFFSLLVAFIVIPWFCQTCYRPGAVVKGIDHEADEQGVIARCYRRALSPLLAHPLLAAAFLGLVALMLGGAVMLFSTRHVVVKMLPFDNKSEIQLVIDMPEGTTLEETARVTKALSQYVRTVPEVRDYQAYVGTASPFNFNGLVRHYYLREQPHEADMQINLVAKDARKAQSHEVAQRIRPALQDIARQFNANVKVVEVPPGPPVQSVLVAEIYGPDYGRQLAVAREIRALMESTTGVVDVDDYIEADQVKYLFTVDRAKAALAGIPSEEIVHTLRMALEGTKIGLVHIPQEKSPVQIVLRLPLAERTGLEHIGEIGLRTHTGGMVQLSELLTVEQTIQEKAIYHKNQKPVVYVVADVGGPGAEKAESPVYGVLGVGKKLEAYRPAEGYQLEQYYASQPWSEDQLSMKWDGEWQITYETFRDMGIAFAVAMLLIYLLIVGQFQSFLTPVIIMAPIPLTLIGILPGHWLTGSYFTATSMIGFIALSGIIVRNSILLVDFIQLQERAGVPLLEAVITAGAIRTRPILLTAAALMVGAFVIILDPIFQGLAVSLLFGVGASTLLTLIVIPLLYYHVQRRSAAPVSAP
- a CDS encoding HAD family hydrolase gives rise to the protein MSSSGLVFLFDVDNTLLDNDRVTKDLADYLDQEVGHERQQRYWIIFEQLRAKLGYADYLGALQQYRIEYPHDPHLLTVSRFLIHYPFADRLYPKALAVVEHAKRWGKVVILSDGDVVFQPRKVERSGLFEAVGGNVLIYVHKEQELQDVANRYPAQQYVLIDDKLRILAAVKKIWGSRVTTVLPRQGHYALDQQLPGRYPSPDATVERIGDLLDHDCSALPASLQRRA
- a CDS encoding phosphoketolase family protein, with the protein product MPLTKKKPLTPDLLKKMDAYWRAANYLSVGQIYLYDNPLLKKPLRRAHIKPRLLGHWGTTPGLNFIYMHLNRVITQHDLDMINITGPGHGGPGLVANAYLEGTYSEVYPNISQDEAGMKRLFKQFSFPGGIPSHVAPETPGSIHEGGELGYSLSHAYGAAFDNPDLIVACVVGDGEAETGPLATSWHSNKFLNPVTDGAVLPILHLNGYKIANPTVLARISHEELDQLFRGYGYKPYFVEGRDPRTMHQLMAATLDTVVAEIKKIQRAARTKGFMGRPRWPMIVLRSPKGWTCPKSIDGKRAEDYWRSHQVPMGEMDKPGHITILEKWMKSYKPRELFDKAGRLKPELAELAPKKSRRMSANPQTNGGLLLKDLRLPDFRTYAVRVTKPGGVEAESTRLMGQFLRDTMKLNMDSRNFRLFSPDENNSNRWQDVLEVTNRAWMADRYPYDDHLAPDGRVMEMLSEHQCQGWLEGYLLTGRHGFFSCYEAFIHIIDSMFNQHAKWLKVCRHIPWRRPIASLNYLLSSHVWRQDHNGFSHQDPGFIDHVVNKKAEVIRVFLPPDANTLLSVTDHCLRSRNHVNVIVAGKQSAPQWLDMDAALKHCTAGIGIWDWASNDRESEPDVVMACCGDVPTMETLAAVALLHEHLPELRVRVVNVVDLMKLQPTREHPNGLSDKEFDALFTVDKPIIFAFHGYPWLIHRLTYRRTNHGNLHVRGYKEEGTTSTPFDMVVMNDLDRFHLVGDVIDRVPLHGSRADYVRQAMRDKLIEHKQYITEHGEDLPEIRNWTWPGGRR